In Amycolatopsis sp. EV170708-02-1, the following are encoded in one genomic region:
- a CDS encoding GNAT family N-acetyltransferase — translation MEGGPIVRDADRDDVMAVCRFGEEHVRAWWAPLIGEEEAARRVRMWWNATDIAGAVARGAVVVAEDGGCLSGVGQHDFDGGEHVIRKLSALPRYRGLGLRLLEVLIGRLPVDVERVYAEHLVADERAGAFFEREGFTVERAGPSADPRLGVVRRSRDR, via the coding sequence ATGGAAGGCGGGCCGATCGTGCGGGACGCCGATCGCGACGACGTCATGGCCGTCTGCCGCTTCGGCGAGGAGCACGTCCGGGCCTGGTGGGCGCCGTTGATCGGCGAAGAAGAGGCCGCGCGGCGGGTGCGGATGTGGTGGAACGCGACGGATATCGCCGGGGCCGTCGCTCGCGGCGCGGTCGTGGTCGCCGAGGACGGCGGGTGCCTGTCCGGTGTCGGGCAACACGATTTCGACGGCGGCGAGCACGTGATCCGCAAGCTGTCCGCGCTTCCCCGGTATCGCGGCTTGGGCTTGCGGCTGCTCGAAGTCCTCATCGGACGGTTGCCGGTGGACGTCGAGCGGGTGTACGCCGAGCATCTCGTGGCGGACGAACGCGCGGGCGCCTTCTTCGAGCGCGAGGGTTTCACGGTGGAGCGGGCCGGACCGAGTGCCGATCCCCGGCTCGGCGTCGTGCGGCGGAGCCGGGACAGGTGA
- a CDS encoding YbaB/EbfC family nucleoid-associated protein gives MQPNFDAGEDFALLLEREARKLEEKAQALTAAFTASASTVTSPDGSVTVTVEANGSLSAIEFGNRATSLGPARLSSLVMQTVREAQRKTVEKVTESYTEINGEDEAAQLVRTFLPKVDDEETAPDSPEQDKWAPEAHNEPPRPQAGYRPPPPPQAGPPMPPQPGRPVRPPNPPAPRPRRPASPDDDEMSPW, from the coding sequence ATGCAACCCAATTTCGACGCAGGTGAGGACTTCGCACTCCTTCTGGAGCGAGAGGCCAGGAAACTCGAGGAAAAAGCCCAAGCCCTGACCGCCGCGTTCACCGCCTCGGCGTCCACGGTGACCTCTCCCGACGGCTCGGTGACGGTGACGGTGGAGGCCAACGGCTCGCTGAGCGCCATCGAGTTCGGCAACCGCGCCACCTCGCTGGGACCGGCCCGGCTCTCCTCGCTGGTCATGCAGACGGTGCGCGAAGCCCAGCGCAAGACCGTCGAGAAGGTCACCGAGTCCTACACCGAGATCAACGGCGAGGACGAGGCCGCCCAGCTGGTCCGCACCTTCCTGCCGAAGGTGGACGACGAGGAAACCGCGCCGGACAGCCCGGAACAGGACAAGTGGGCCCCCGAGGCGCACAACGAGCCGCCGCGCCCTCAGGCGGGATACCGGCCGCCGCCACCACCGCAGGCGGGTCCCCCGATGCCGCCGCAGCCCGGCCGTCCCGTGCGGCCGCCGAACCCCCCGGCGCCGCGACCCCGGCGACCGGCCTCCCCCGACGACGATGAGATGAGCCCCTGGTGA
- a CDS encoding WXG100 family type VII secretion target — protein sequence MSDEYHRNDFGNNSGTKASDFKDEKNNFLAGSGDTAGAGFFDSAFSLKKAVDEGDSLSIGLASAGMAIEILGMVVDPIGSLLTAGIGWLIEHIVIFRWPLDFLLGDPKGIEAAKTAIYKEGAEVREWAKDHDAATKKFMEKWEGEAADTFRADMEGVAAQIDALAGYIEFAGKQMGIAGAVIGAVRGIVRDIIAMTLAGILKAAIVAVALAPVTFGGSIIAAITSIMTTVGVAIAKIAKQIADTAKKLAEMIKILAKTRGAADDVVKLTLGGGKIKLPKPKPAGGTPMPGGKKPIEGPPPKPGDTTPEATPKPPREKLSDMPLRIVREKLAKELEGVDGAADILKRFDYWNSFPIGDLHKRFPKVADAIEKTTKILSDPTYGASGMAGKTIVELTKAIPPAANEKPPEDKEEK from the coding sequence GTGAGCGACGAGTACCACCGCAACGATTTCGGGAACAACAGCGGCACCAAGGCCAGCGACTTCAAGGACGAGAAGAACAACTTCCTCGCGGGCAGCGGCGACACCGCGGGCGCGGGGTTCTTCGATTCCGCGTTCTCGCTGAAGAAGGCCGTCGACGAAGGGGACAGCCTCAGCATCGGGCTGGCCTCGGCGGGGATGGCGATCGAGATCCTCGGCATGGTCGTCGACCCGATCGGCTCGCTGCTGACCGCCGGGATCGGCTGGCTGATCGAGCACATCGTCATCTTCCGCTGGCCGCTGGACTTCCTGCTCGGTGACCCGAAGGGCATCGAGGCGGCCAAGACCGCGATCTACAAAGAGGGCGCGGAAGTCCGGGAGTGGGCGAAGGACCACGACGCCGCCACCAAGAAGTTCATGGAGAAGTGGGAAGGCGAGGCCGCCGACACCTTCCGCGCCGACATGGAGGGCGTCGCCGCGCAGATCGACGCGCTCGCCGGGTACATCGAGTTCGCGGGCAAGCAGATGGGGATCGCCGGTGCCGTCATCGGCGCGGTCCGCGGCATCGTCCGCGACATCATCGCCATGACGCTGGCGGGCATCCTCAAGGCCGCGATCGTGGCCGTGGCGCTGGCGCCGGTCACCTTCGGCGGTTCGATCATCGCCGCGATCACCTCCATCATGACCACGGTCGGCGTGGCGATCGCCAAGATCGCCAAGCAGATCGCCGACACCGCCAAGAAGCTCGCCGAGATGATCAAGATCCTGGCGAAGACGCGCGGCGCGGCCGACGACGTCGTCAAGCTGACGCTCGGCGGCGGCAAGATCAAGCTGCCCAAGCCGAAGCCCGCCGGCGGCACCCCGATGCCCGGCGGCAAGAAGCCGATCGAGGGCCCGCCCCCGAAGCCGGGCGACACCACGCCGGAGGCCACGCCCAAGCCCCCTCGGGAAAAGCTCAGCGACATGCCCCTCCGGATCGTGCGCGAGAAGCTCGCGAAGGAACTGGAAGGGGTGGACGGGGCGGCCGACATCCTGAAGCGGTTCGACTACTGGAACAGCTTCCCGATCGGCGACCTCCACAAGAGGTTCCCGAAGGTGGCGGACGCGATCGAGAAGACCACCAAGATCCTCAGCGACCCGACCTACGGCGCGTCGGGCATGGCCGGGAAGACCATCGTCGAGCTGACGAAGGCCATCCCGCCCGCCGCGAACGAGAAGCCGCCGGAGGACAAGGAAGAGAAGTGA
- a CDS encoding type VII secretion target, translating to MVTGFGVKTEAMTEFAGHLDQLEDALRKSADMVGSCVADPGIFGIFGGQIYGAGASMHCGKARDQLNKYSENVQEFSDRVREAAKQYNANEQETEKLITDAGKGIDEVKVK from the coding sequence CTGGTGACCGGATTCGGTGTCAAGACGGAAGCCATGACCGAGTTCGCCGGTCACCTCGACCAGCTCGAGGACGCGCTGCGGAAGAGCGCCGACATGGTGGGCAGTTGCGTGGCGGACCCCGGCATCTTCGGCATCTTCGGCGGCCAGATCTACGGCGCCGGCGCGAGCATGCACTGCGGGAAGGCGCGGGACCAGCTGAACAAGTACTCGGAGAACGTGCAGGAGTTCTCGGACAGGGTGCGCGAGGCGGCGAAGCAGTACAACGCCAACGAGCAGGAGACCGAGAAGCTGATCACCGACGCCGGCAAGGGGATCGACGAGGTGAAGGTCAAGTGA
- a CDS encoding response regulator transcription factor, with protein MTTEPLNWGARCFVVIKVLLAEDMHMVRGALVALLNMESDIEVVAQVAAGDQILPTAKAVQPDVAVIDIDLPGKDGLTAAMEIRESLPGCHTLILTSLGRPGTVRRALDAKVNGFLLKDAPSDKLANAVRSVAIGRRVIDSELALAAWETDDCPLTTREIEILRVTARGRTVADIAAELFLSPGTVRNYLAAIVTKLNARNRVHAIRIATDAEWL; from the coding sequence ATGACGACGGAGCCACTGAACTGGGGTGCGAGGTGCTTCGTGGTGATCAAAGTGCTGCTTGCCGAAGATATGCACATGGTTCGCGGGGCGCTCGTCGCCCTGCTGAACATGGAATCCGATATCGAAGTGGTCGCCCAAGTCGCCGCGGGTGACCAGATCCTTCCGACGGCGAAGGCCGTCCAGCCCGACGTCGCGGTCATCGACATAGATCTGCCGGGCAAGGACGGTTTGACCGCGGCCATGGAGATCCGCGAAAGCCTGCCCGGCTGCCATACGCTGATCCTCACCAGCCTCGGCCGTCCCGGCACGGTCCGGCGCGCGCTGGACGCGAAGGTCAACGGCTTCCTGCTCAAGGACGCGCCGTCGGACAAGCTGGCCAACGCGGTGCGGTCGGTCGCGATCGGGCGCCGGGTGATCGACAGCGAACTGGCGCTCGCCGCCTGGGAAACCGACGACTGCCCGCTGACCACCCGCGAGATCGAGATCCTGCGGGTGACCGCGCGCGGGCGCACCGTCGCCGACATCGCGGCCGAACTGTTCCTGTCCCCCGGCACGGTCCGGAACTACCTGGCCGCCATCGTCACGAAGCTCAACGCCCGCAACCGGGTGCACGCGATCCGCATCGCCACCGACGCGGAATGGCTGTAA
- a CDS encoding DUF6235 family protein encodes MPSKAAMLEAGAAREARMAVRLVLTGGLEWLDSIPESERATVFTALFAVCDGSAFLTYGVFKVGGGPGRFLLTVAPALAIRVRIDWARSEFELLGLSREPVEWPRELDVL; translated from the coding sequence ATGCCATCGAAGGCGGCCATGCTGGAAGCCGGCGCGGCGAGGGAGGCTCGGATGGCGGTACGGCTGGTGCTGACCGGCGGGCTGGAATGGCTGGATTCGATTCCGGAAAGCGAACGCGCGACGGTTTTCACCGCGTTGTTCGCCGTCTGCGACGGATCCGCGTTCCTGACCTACGGTGTTTTCAAGGTCGGCGGCGGTCCCGGCCGTTTTTTGTTGACCGTGGCGCCCGCGCTGGCGATCCGGGTGCGGATCGATTGGGCGCGTTCGGAGTTCGAGTTGCTCGGGCTCAGCAGGGAACCCGTCGAATGGCCGCGAGAGCTGGACGTGCTCTGA
- a CDS encoding SRPBCC family protein — MFGISSRWIGTRAALLTVPLAIAGVLGVTAPAQAAPVHHAKPTSLTCQGKGIDRSAKVHYRTETFVKAPLRTIWNLQTDVEAWPTWQNPVIPVTMKRLDDGPLRKHSRFRWTIPVPPGMPYPPGDVTIVSTVRQLQPGKCIRWTGPLDGPGGMHIDGVHVWNFVKVPGGVIVRTEESHTGPQVDKDVPNSTAMLGQGLEIWLKDLKKAAEHR; from the coding sequence ATGTTCGGCATCTCAAGCCGCTGGATCGGCACCCGCGCGGCCCTGCTCACCGTCCCACTGGCCATCGCCGGCGTCCTCGGCGTCACGGCACCGGCCCAGGCCGCCCCCGTCCACCACGCCAAACCGACTTCCCTTACCTGCCAAGGAAAAGGCATCGACCGGTCGGCCAAGGTGCATTACCGGACCGAGACCTTCGTCAAGGCGCCGCTGCGCACCATCTGGAACCTGCAGACCGACGTGGAGGCCTGGCCGACCTGGCAGAACCCGGTCATCCCGGTCACCATGAAGCGTCTGGACGACGGCCCGCTGCGCAAGCATTCCCGCTTCCGGTGGACGATCCCCGTCCCGCCCGGAATGCCGTACCCGCCCGGCGACGTGACCATCGTTTCCACCGTCCGGCAACTCCAGCCCGGCAAATGCATCCGCTGGACCGGCCCGCTCGACGGCCCCGGCGGGATGCATATCGACGGCGTCCACGTCTGGAACTTCGTCAAGGTGCCCGGCGGCGTCATCGTCCGCACCGAAGAGAGCCACACCGGCCCGCAGGTCGACAAGGACGTGCCCAACTCCACCGCGATGCTCGGGCAGGGCCTCGAAATCTGGCTCAAGGACCTCAAGAAGGCCGCCGAACACCGGTAG
- a CDS encoding RidA family protein — translation MTERVNISSGGDYEPVFGYSRAVRVGEHIHVSGTTAREPARSGDAYEQASAVLSLIETALREAGSSLAAVVRTVTYVTDIKDADLVARAHREAFADVLPAATMVEVSALLDPKMKVEIEAYAIEK, via the coding sequence ATGACTGAACGGGTGAACATCTCCTCCGGCGGCGACTACGAGCCGGTGTTCGGCTACAGCCGCGCGGTACGCGTCGGCGAGCACATCCACGTTTCCGGGACGACGGCGCGTGAACCCGCCCGCTCCGGTGACGCGTACGAGCAGGCCTCGGCCGTGCTTTCCCTCATCGAGACCGCGCTGCGGGAGGCCGGTTCGAGCCTGGCCGCGGTCGTCCGCACGGTCACCTACGTCACCGACATCAAGGACGCCGACCTGGTGGCGCGGGCGCACCGCGAAGCCTTCGCCGACGTGCTGCCGGCGGCCACCATGGTCGAGGTCTCGGCGCTGCTCGACCCGAAGATGAAGGTCGAGATCGAGGCCTACGCCATCGAGAAGTAG